Proteins from a genomic interval of Staphylococcus debuckii:
- a CDS encoding toprim domain-containing protein has translation MALLDKVIVVEGKTDKKRVQEVMNEPVQIICTHGTMGIDKLDDMIESLYERPVYILVDADKEGQRIRQWFKHYLSESEHIFVDKTYCEVARCPRPYLARVLRKYGFNVKDEAPVKGLVYR, from the coding sequence ATGGCATTGTTAGATAAAGTAATCGTTGTTGAAGGTAAGACAGATAAAAAGCGTGTTCAAGAGGTGATGAACGAACCAGTCCAAATCATTTGTACACACGGCACAATGGGGATTGATAAATTAGACGATATGATTGAATCCCTATATGAACGCCCAGTCTATATCCTCGTGGATGCAGATAAAGAAGGACAACGCATCCGCCAATGGTTTAAACATTATCTTTCAGAAAGCGAGCATATCTTTGTGGACAAAACCTATTGTGAAGTAGCTCGCTGTCCTAGACCTTACCTTGCTAGAGTGCTTAGAAAATATGGATTTAACGTAAAAGATGAAGCTCCTGTGAAAGGATTAGTTTATAGATGA
- a CDS encoding thioredoxin family protein has product MSTSKTTRTDITQNFDKDKHLIFGYTPMCGTCKISERMLDIANDILQLPVVKADLNFHADFSEQYKIQSVPVVMLMSKDQEIKRIYAFQSVPYLLENLK; this is encoded by the coding sequence ATGAGTACAAGCAAGACAACTAGAACAGATATTACCCAAAATTTTGATAAAGACAAACATCTGATATTTGGTTATACACCAATGTGCGGAACGTGCAAAATTTCCGAAAGAATGCTGGATATTGCAAATGATATATTGCAACTGCCAGTAGTCAAAGCGGACTTGAACTTTCATGCGGATTTCAGCGAGCAATATAAAATACAATCTGTTCCGGTAGTAATGTTGATGTCTAAAGATCAAGAAATAAAGCGAATTTACGCATTTCAATCTGTTCCATATTTATTAGAAAATTTAAAATAG
- the aroD gene encoding type I 3-dehydroquinate dehydratase, which produces MSKVDVAVTIAPYEGVNKQLKNDLIREKANIDIIELRIDQRESLDFKELEKLLKDLKTIDIKAKVLVTYRTAVQGGKGSKNGKDYYEFLQNLIQIEGYDMIDIEWEETQSETLLQLIAQAQVAGLEVVLSQHDFEQTPNLEALKFTYFKMNKLGADILKIAVMPKERQDVLNLLEALATSAESVQAKSVGIAMSHLGLVSRTAQGVFGGAISYGCLGEPQAPGQIHVRKLKELLNLYEINK; this is translated from the coding sequence ATGAGTAAGGTGGATGTAGCAGTGACAATTGCTCCCTATGAGGGAGTAAATAAACAATTAAAAAATGACTTGATAAGAGAAAAAGCAAATATTGATATCATCGAACTGCGTATTGATCAACGCGAATCATTGGATTTTAAAGAGTTAGAAAAGCTATTGAAAGATTTAAAAACTATCGATATAAAGGCTAAGGTTTTAGTGACTTACCGCACTGCAGTTCAAGGTGGTAAAGGAAGTAAAAACGGCAAAGACTATTATGAATTTTTACAAAATCTTATCCAAATTGAAGGATACGATATGATAGACATCGAATGGGAGGAAACGCAATCTGAGACGTTGCTGCAATTGATCGCACAGGCGCAAGTAGCTGGATTAGAAGTCGTTTTATCACAGCATGATTTCGAGCAGACTCCTAATTTGGAAGCCTTAAAATTCACTTATTTTAAAATGAATAAATTAGGTGCAGATATATTGAAAATAGCAGTGATGCCTAAAGAAAGACAAGATGTCTTAAACTTATTAGAAGCACTTGCTACTTCTGCAGAAAGTGTACAAGCCAAATCAGTCGGTATCGCTATGTCTCACCTTGGATTGGTTTCTAGAACAGCACAAGGTGTGTTCGGAGGAGCTATCTCATACGGATGTTTAGGTGAACCGCAAGCACCTGGACAAATTCATGTACGCAAATTAAAAGAACTTTTGAATTTATACGAAATAAACAAATAA
- a CDS encoding methionine ABC transporter ATP-binding protein: MIQLKQIVKRYKTKHQDVLAVDHVDLDVAEGTIYGVIGFSGAGKSTLVRILNYLEEPTSGEVIIDGEELGKLSKSQLRKKRQKVSMIFQHFNLLWSRTVLDNITFPLEIAGVKRNKAVARAKELINLVGLSGREKAYPSELSGGQKQRVGIARALANDPKVLLCDEATSALDPQTTDEILELLLKIRKEEDLTIVIITHEMNVIRQICDEVAVMENGRVIERGNVKEVFENPQHQVTKRFVKEGLNDEFDESIEELIPAAEDGYILRFNFAGEETTEPLVSYITQQYDLNVNILEANIRHSKNGPVGFLIVHIAGLKTEYFDEFKNELEKRSVNVEVVRHG, encoded by the coding sequence GTGATTCAACTCAAACAAATCGTCAAACGGTATAAGACGAAACATCAAGATGTACTAGCTGTCGATCATGTCGATTTAGATGTAGCAGAAGGTACGATTTACGGCGTTATCGGGTTTTCAGGCGCTGGTAAAAGTACGCTTGTCAGAATCTTAAATTATTTAGAAGAACCAACTTCAGGTGAAGTGATTATAGACGGAGAAGAATTGGGTAAGCTTTCTAAATCGCAGTTAAGAAAGAAACGTCAAAAAGTCAGCATGATTTTCCAGCATTTCAACCTATTATGGTCCAGAACAGTGTTGGATAACATTACGTTTCCATTGGAAATTGCAGGTGTTAAGCGCAACAAAGCTGTAGCCAGAGCCAAAGAATTAATTAATTTGGTAGGTTTAAGCGGACGTGAAAAGGCCTATCCTTCTGAATTATCTGGAGGTCAAAAACAAAGAGTCGGTATTGCGCGTGCATTAGCGAATGATCCAAAAGTCTTGTTATGTGATGAAGCAACAAGTGCATTAGACCCGCAAACAACGGATGAAATTTTAGAACTACTTTTAAAAATTAGAAAAGAAGAAGATTTAACGATTGTTATCATTACGCATGAGATGAACGTTATCCGTCAAATCTGTGATGAAGTTGCAGTGATGGAAAATGGACGTGTAATTGAGCGCGGTAATGTGAAAGAAGTATTTGAGAATCCGCAACATCAAGTCACTAAACGTTTTGTGAAAGAAGGTTTAAATGACGAATTCGACGAATCTATTGAAGAATTAATTCCGGCAGCGGAAGATGGTTATATCCTCAGATTTAACTTTGCGGGAGAAGAAACAACTGAACCTCTCGTATCCTATATCACGCAGCAATATGATTTAAATGTCAACATCTTAGAAGCAAATATTCGTCATTCTAAAAATGGACCGGTTGGTTTCTTGATTGTACATATTGCAGGATTGAAAACTGAATATTTTGATGAGTTCAAAAACGAATTGGAAAAACGCAGTGTGAACGTGGAGGTGGTACGTCATGGATAA
- a CDS encoding nitroreductase family protein, with the protein MELKDAITSRRSVKIFDHDMQIDDEALYEALKLSTDAPNHGMREPWRIVHVSKERLGDMSRSVSRFAFRNEPEKQQSHFDAVTKLGGLLVMIVKRDPRQKENLENHLAFGTYAQNLMLLLYEAGIGTCWKSPEYIFSPKVRKVLGVQDDEDLVGFLYLTDLEGKIPPKKPRHTENFISEY; encoded by the coding sequence GTGGAATTAAAAGATGCAATTACTTCAAGACGTAGTGTTAAAATATTTGACCATGATATGCAAATAGATGACGAAGCATTGTATGAAGCGCTCAAACTTTCTACAGATGCACCTAATCATGGTATGAGAGAGCCTTGGAGAATTGTGCATGTTTCCAAAGAACGATTAGGAGATATGAGTCGATCAGTTTCTCGCTTTGCTTTTAGAAACGAACCTGAGAAACAACAAAGTCATTTTGACGCCGTAACCAAACTCGGCGGATTATTAGTGATGATTGTCAAAAGAGATCCAAGACAAAAAGAAAATCTTGAAAATCATTTAGCGTTCGGAACTTATGCACAAAATCTGATGCTCTTATTGTATGAAGCGGGCATTGGTACATGTTGGAAATCTCCGGAATATATTTTCTCACCAAAAGTAAGAAAAGTATTAGGAGTCCAAGATGATGAAGATTTAGTTGGATTTTTATATTTAACAGATTTAGAAGGTAAAATACCTCCTAAAAAACCGCGTCATACAGAAAACTTTATTTCGGAATATTAA
- a CDS encoding arsenate reductase family protein, with protein MIRFYQYQNCTTCKKAAKFLDEYGVSYEPIDIVELNPNKRELQDMIDKTGVEIDKLFNKRGGKYRELGLKDRLDDLSDDEKLDLLASDGMLVKRPLAISGDKITLGFNEKEYKEKWVN; from the coding sequence GTGATTAGATTTTATCAGTATCAAAATTGTACAACATGCAAGAAAGCAGCTAAATTTCTAGATGAATACGGTGTAAGTTACGAACCGATTGACATTGTAGAGCTTAATCCCAATAAAAGAGAGTTGCAAGACATGATTGATAAGACCGGTGTCGAAATTGACAAATTATTCAACAAGCGCGGAGGTAAATACCGCGAATTAGGCCTGAAAGACCGTTTAGATGATTTATCAGACGATGAAAAGCTAGATTTATTGGCTTCAGACGGTATGTTAGTGAAACGTCCATTAGCAATTTCAGGCGATAAAATAACGCTTGGATTCAATGAAAAAGAATACAAAGAAAAATGGGTAAACTAA
- a CDS encoding methionine ABC transporter permease, with amino-acid sequence MDKSFSDILQEMITMPNVQWDQVWQASIETLYMTAISTVFAFIIGLILGVLLFLTAKSKSPVAKVFYQIVSFIVNLFRAIPFIILILLLIPFTSLILGTISGPTGALPALVIGAAPFYARLVEIAFKEINKGVIEAARSMGADTWTIIRKVLIPEARPALISGITVTAIALVGSTAVAGVIGAGGLGNLAYLTGFTRNQNDVILVSTILILVFVFIIQYVGDWATNKIDKR; translated from the coding sequence ATGGATAAATCATTCAGCGATATACTTCAAGAAATGATTACAATGCCGAACGTTCAATGGGATCAAGTATGGCAAGCTTCAATTGAAACGCTTTATATGACGGCAATTTCTACGGTATTTGCATTTATCATCGGTTTAATTTTAGGGGTTCTCTTATTTTTAACTGCTAAAAGCAAATCACCTGTAGCTAAAGTGTTCTACCAAATTGTTTCGTTTATTGTTAACTTGTTCAGAGCGATTCCTTTCATCATTTTAATCTTATTATTAATTCCATTTACAAGTTTGATTTTAGGAACTATCAGCGGACCAACAGGTGCATTGCCGGCATTAGTAATCGGTGCAGCACCATTCTATGCACGATTAGTAGAAATTGCGTTCAAAGAGATTAATAAAGGTGTGATTGAAGCAGCACGTTCTATGGGAGCTGATACTTGGACAATTATCAGAAAAGTGTTAATTCCAGAAGCACGTCCAGCTTTAATTTCAGGTATCACAGTAACAGCAATCGCTTTAGTAGGATCTACAGCAGTTGCTGGTGTAATCGGTGCCGGAGGTCTAGGTAACTTGGCCTACTTAACAGGATTTACTAGAAACCAAAATGATGTCATTTTAGTTTCAACTATCCTTATTTTAGTATTTGTGTTCATCATCCAATACGTGGGTGACTGGGCTACTAATAAAATAGACAAACGTTAA
- a CDS encoding thioredoxin family protein, with amino-acid sequence MEAITTREEFDKVIQSEQPVIVKFEAGWCPDCKAMDMWIDPIVKKYDDYKWYSVNRDELEEVAQENEVMGIPSLLVFQYGDKLAHLHSANAKSPEQVESFLSETFNK; translated from the coding sequence ATGGAAGCTATAACAACACGTGAAGAATTTGATAAAGTGATTCAAAGCGAACAACCTGTAATCGTTAAATTCGAAGCAGGTTGGTGTCCTGATTGCAAAGCTATGGACATGTGGATCGACCCGATCGTTAAAAAATACGATGATTATAAATGGTATTCAGTTAACCGAGACGAATTAGAAGAAGTTGCTCAAGAAAATGAAGTAATGGGAATTCCAAGTCTGCTTGTTTTCCAATATGGAGATAAACTTGCACACTTACATTCCGCAAATGCTAAATCCCCTGAACAAGTGGAATCTTTCTTAAGTGAAACATTCAACAAGTAA
- a CDS encoding MetQ/NlpA family ABC transporter substrate-binding protein — protein sequence MKKIISILAVLVLTAALAACGNKDKSDSDSKTITVGASPAPHAEILEKAKPILKKEGYDLKIKTINDYTTPNKLVDNGELDANFFQHTPYLNTEKKSKGYKLVSVGNVHLEPMAVYSKKYKSLKDLPKGATVYVSNNPAEEGRFLKFFVDDGLIKLKKGVKIQDAKFSDIVENKKDIKFNNKQSAEYLPKIYQNQDVDAAIINSNFAIEQHLSPKKDSIALEKPEGNPYANLVAVKDGDQKEKKIKALIKALQSKEIKDYINKKYDGAVIPAE from the coding sequence ATGAAAAAAATTATTAGTATTTTAGCAGTTTTAGTATTAACAGCAGCTTTAGCAGCTTGTGGCAACAAAGATAAATCAGACAGCGATTCGAAAACAATCACAGTAGGCGCATCTCCTGCACCGCATGCTGAAATTTTAGAAAAAGCTAAACCAATCTTGAAAAAAGAAGGTTATGACTTAAAAATCAAAACAATCAACGACTATACTACACCGAATAAATTGGTAGATAATGGCGAATTAGATGCTAACTTCTTCCAACATACACCTTACTTGAACACTGAAAAGAAAAGTAAAGGTTACAAACTTGTATCAGTAGGTAACGTACACTTAGAACCAATGGCTGTATATTCTAAAAAATATAAAAGCTTAAAAGATCTTCCAAAAGGCGCAACAGTTTATGTTTCCAACAACCCTGCTGAAGAAGGACGTTTCTTGAAATTCTTCGTAGATGACGGCTTAATCAAGTTGAAAAAAGGTGTTAAAATTCAAGATGCTAAATTCAGCGATATTGTAGAAAACAAAAAAGATATCAAATTCAATAACAAACAATCAGCAGAGTACTTACCAAAAATCTATCAAAACCAAGATGTTGATGCAGCAATTATCAACTCTAACTTTGCAATCGAACAACATTTAAGTCCTAAAAAAGACTCAATTGCACTTGAAAAACCAGAAGGTAACCCATATGCAAACTTAGTTGCTGTTAAAGATGGCGACCAAAAAGAGAAAAAAATCAAAGCTTTAATCAAAGCATTGCAATCTAAAGAAATCAAAGATTACATCAATAAAAAATATGATGGTGCTGTAATTCCAGCAGAATAA
- the gcvH gene encoding glycine cleavage system protein GcvH, with amino-acid sequence MAVPEELKYSKEHEWVKVEGDTVTIGITEYAQGELGDIVFVELPETEDDIEEGESFGSVESVKTVSELYAPVSGSVVEINEELEDSPEFVNESPYEKAWMVKVKLNDESQLDDLLSADQYKEMIGE; translated from the coding sequence GTGGCAGTGCCAGAGGAATTGAAATATTCAAAAGAACATGAATGGGTTAAAGTTGAAGGCGATACAGTAACAATCGGTATTACTGAATACGCACAAGGTGAACTTGGCGATATCGTATTCGTTGAGTTACCAGAAACAGAAGATGATATTGAAGAGGGCGAATCTTTCGGTAGCGTAGAATCAGTTAAAACTGTATCTGAATTATATGCACCTGTTTCAGGCTCTGTAGTTGAAATTAATGAAGAATTAGAAGACAGCCCTGAATTCGTTAATGAATCACCATATGAAAAAGCATGGATGGTGAAAGTGAAATTAAATGATGAAAGTCAATTAGATGACTTATTATCAGCAGATCAATATAAAGAAATGATTGGTGAATAA